Proteins encoded in a region of the Dethiosulfovibrio russensis genome:
- a CDS encoding corrinoid protein, whose protein sequence is MEKENMLKELARSVVDMDEETSAELSKSYVEAGFDAYDGISSGLSVGMDEAGRLYEEEEYYIPELLLCSDAMYAGLDVLKPHLRRDDSSETYKAVVGVVEGDTHDIGKNLFKVMLETVGFEVYDLGRDVPPKEFVDKAMEVGAHLVGMSTLMTTTMPNMPIVIDLLKAEGIRDKTIVMVGGGPISRSFAQKIGADGYEPEASAGARLARELVTTKLETMSHAAV, encoded by the coding sequence ATGGAGAAAGAAAATATGCTTAAAGAACTGGCCAGATCGGTGGTCGACATGGACGAGGAGACGTCGGCGGAGCTATCCAAAAGTTACGTCGAAGCGGGATTCGACGCCTACGACGGCATCTCCTCGGGACTTTCCGTAGGTATGGACGAGGCGGGAAGGCTGTACGAAGAGGAGGAGTACTACATACCGGAACTGCTGCTGTGCTCCGACGCCATGTACGCCGGTCTGGACGTGCTTAAACCCCACCTTCGCAGGGACGATTCGTCCGAGACCTACAAGGCGGTGGTCGGGGTGGTCGAGGGCGACACCCACGACATAGGGAAGAATCTTTTCAAGGTGATGCTGGAGACCGTAGGATTCGAGGTCTACGACCTGGGAAGGGACGTTCCCCCCAAGGAGTTCGTCGACAAAGCCATGGAGGTGGGAGCTCATCTGGTAGGGATGTCCACCTTGATGACAACCACCATGCCCAACATGCCGATTGTCATAGACCTGCTCAAGGCGGAGGGCATAAGGGATAAGACTATCGTCATGGTAGGAGGAGGCCCTATCTCCAGGAGCTTCGCCCAGAAGATAGGTGCCGACGGCTACGAGCCGGAGGCATCCGCCGGAGCCAGACTGGCCAGGGAGCTGGTGACGACGAAGCTGGAGACGATGTCCCATGCCGCAGTTTAA
- a CDS encoding uroporphyrinogen decarboxylase family protein, with amino-acid sequence MPQFKDLMTPLERAKAMSTGQPVDRLQCNPNLSNGIARISGCRISEFNHDPRALADAVIATHRRFGGDGAKVFTDLFTVAEAMGAKIKFPDDDTADLLEPAIDDVSRIDELEPIDPEKACRIPVHLKAMEMVVDEISSEVPCTALVVGPFTTAFFLIGVEKMTRLMVRDPQSVDRLCQVSLESTLRYVDAAASRGMGISIAEPLSSCTVVSPKHFRRYAAPAVEKLLNHIKDKGMGTSMHICGKTDGIWEDLADMGLNALSIDNVVPLPGCVSKVGDRMKIMGKVDPSSVMFAGTREEVRKACLSDIRDAYRSPKGFALMSGCGLPVETPIRNIDAMMDATRELGWPITEEKLEKALAIDRYDD; translated from the coding sequence ATGCCGCAGTTTAAGGATTTAATGACCCCGCTGGAACGTGCCAAGGCTATGTCGACGGGACAGCCGGTGGACCGGTTACAGTGCAACCCCAACCTCTCCAACGGGATCGCCCGCATATCGGGATGCAGAATATCCGAGTTCAACCACGACCCGAGAGCCCTGGCCGACGCCGTCATCGCCACCCACAGGAGATTCGGAGGCGACGGAGCCAAGGTATTCACCGATCTCTTCACCGTAGCCGAGGCGATGGGAGCCAAGATCAAGTTCCCCGACGACGACACGGCGGACCTATTGGAGCCCGCCATAGACGACGTCTCCAGGATAGACGAGCTGGAGCCAATAGATCCGGAGAAGGCCTGTAGAATTCCGGTCCACCTGAAGGCGATGGAGATGGTGGTGGACGAGATAAGCTCCGAGGTACCCTGCACCGCCTTGGTGGTCGGCCCCTTCACCACCGCCTTCTTTCTGATAGGCGTAGAGAAAATGACGAGGCTGATGGTGCGAGATCCTCAGTCGGTGGACAGGCTATGTCAGGTCTCGCTGGAAAGCACACTGCGCTACGTGGACGCCGCCGCCTCCAGGGGCATGGGCATATCCATAGCAGAACCCCTCTCATCCTGCACAGTCGTCAGCCCCAAACACTTCAGGCGCTACGCCGCCCCGGCGGTAGAAAAACTGCTGAACCACATCAAGGACAAGGGCATGGGCACATCGATGCACATCTGCGGCAAGACCGATGGAATCTGGGAGGATCTGGCCGACATGGGGCTGAACGCCCTCAGCATAGACAACGTGGTTCCCCTGCCAGGTTGCGTATCCAAGGTGGGAGACAGGATGAAGATAATGGGCAAGGTGGACCCCTCGTCGGTTATGTTCGCCGGAACCAGGGAAGAGGTTCGAAAGGCCTGCCTGTCCGACATTCGAGACGCCTATCGATCGCCCAAGGGATTCGCCCTCATGTCCGGATGCGGCCTTCCGGTGGAGACGCCGATAAGGAATATCGACGCCATGATGGACGCAACCAGAGAGCTCGGATGGCCCATAACCGAGGAAAAGCTGGAGAAGGCTCTGGCGATCGACAGGTATGACGACTGA
- a CDS encoding uroporphyrinogen decarboxylase family protein, producing MTELKRLIDALKREPVDRPPCICPGGMMNMIVENVMDLTNRTWPEAHLDGEAMAELAAGQPENGGFENYGVPFCMTVEAEAMGAPVSMGDRIHEPRVTGYVMSNSDDMASLKEMDLSSGRTTQVCRAISLLKKRNGDIPVIANLTGPISLATSLVDPSLFYKDMKKSPEKVQTLMDFVVEQLVRFGRAQVEAGADVLTISDPSGTGEILGPKAFERWAIPALNGILDRLSPSVKGTIVHICGRLGGVAHLLDDIRSDCISFDSITSAKELALRLSTKSLMGNVSTLAIETASPEHLKRMAKVCMDQGIDILAPACGIGAGTALSQVRTLVDSAKERKSS from the coding sequence ATGACGGAGCTGAAAAGGTTGATCGATGCTCTAAAGAGGGAGCCGGTGGACCGCCCTCCCTGCATATGTCCAGGCGGGATGATGAACATGATCGTAGAGAACGTTATGGACCTGACGAACAGGACCTGGCCCGAGGCCCATCTCGACGGAGAGGCCATGGCCGAGCTGGCGGCGGGACAGCCGGAGAACGGAGGGTTCGAGAACTACGGGGTTCCATTCTGCATGACAGTCGAGGCCGAAGCCATGGGAGCGCCCGTATCGATGGGAGACAGGATCCACGAACCGAGGGTCACCGGATACGTCATGTCGAACTCCGACGACATGGCTAGCCTGAAGGAGATGGACCTATCCTCCGGACGTACGACCCAGGTATGTCGGGCGATTTCCCTCCTGAAAAAAAGAAACGGCGACATACCGGTAATAGCCAACCTAACCGGTCCGATAAGCCTCGCCACATCGCTCGTGGATCCCTCGCTTTTCTATAAGGACATGAAAAAGAGCCCGGAGAAAGTCCAGACTCTGATGGATTTCGTGGTGGAACAGCTCGTTCGATTCGGAAGGGCCCAGGTCGAGGCAGGAGCGGACGTCCTCACCATATCGGACCCAAGCGGAACTGGAGAGATCCTGGGACCCAAGGCATTCGAAAGATGGGCGATCCCCGCCCTCAACGGCATACTGGACCGACTCTCCCCCTCCGTGAAGGGCACCATAGTACACATATGCGGACGTCTAGGTGGGGTGGCCCATCTTCTGGACGACATAAGGAGCGACTGCATCAGTTTCGATTCCATAACCTCCGCCAAAGAATTGGCCCTCAGGTTGAGCACTAAATCCCTTATGGGAAACGTGAGCACCCTTGCCATAGAGACGGCCTCTCCAGAACATCTGAAACGGATGGCGAAGGTGTGCATGGACCAGGGAATCGATATTCTGGCCCCCGCCTGCGGCATTGGAGCGGGGACGGCACTTAGCCAGGTACGGACTCTGGTGGATAGCGCAAAGGAAAGGAAGTCTTCATGA